In one Myotis daubentonii chromosome 1, mMyoDau2.1, whole genome shotgun sequence genomic region, the following are encoded:
- the LOC132227339 gene encoding transmembrane protease serine 11E-like, translating into MHPSSVARATKRECVKPWVIGLITFLSLIVLAVCIGLIVHYVRYNQRKTYNYYSTLSFTSDKLYDDFEREASKNFTEMSQRIESMVRNAFHKSSLRGDFVMSHIIRFSKEENGVLAHMLLIFRFRSTEDPETINKIIQRVLHEKLYDAVGPPKLDPESVEIKKINKTETDNFLNNCCGTRKNKSTTQSVRIVGGTQVEEGEWPWQASLQLDGIHRCGATLINGSWLVSAAHCFRMYKDPSRWTASFGVTLFPSKMKQGIRRVIVHEKYKYPSHDYDISVAELSSPVPYTNAVHRVCLPDASYEFRPGDEMFVTGFGALQNDGSSQNHLRQVQVNLIDTETCNKPQAYNNTITPRMLCAGSLEGKRDACQGDSGGPLVSADARDIWYLAGIVSWGDECGQPNKPGVYTRVTALRDWIASQTGI; encoded by the exons GTCTTCTGTGGCCAGGGCCACGAAGAGAGAGTGTGTGAAGCCATGGGTGATTGGCCTCATCACCTTTTTATCCCTGATTGTCCTGGCCGTGTGCATTGGACTCATTGTTCATTATGTGAGATACA ATCAAAGGAAGACCTACAATTACTATAGTACATTGTCATTTACAAGTGACAAACTGTATGATGATTTTGAAAGAGAGGCTTCTAAAAATTTCACAGAAATGAGCCAGAGAATTGAATCAATG GTGAGAAATGCATTTCATAAATCTTCATTGAGGGGAGACTTCGTCATGTCTCACATTATCAGATTCAG TAAAGAGGAAAATGGAGTGTTGGCTCACATGCTGCTGATTTTTAGATTTCGCTCTACTGAGGATCCTGAaaccataaataaaattattcaacGTGTTCTACATGAAAAGCTGTATGATGCTGTAGGGCCCCCTAAATTAGATCCTGAATCAgttgaaataaaaa AAATCAACAAGACAGAAACGGACAACTTTCTAAACAATT GTTGTGGGACTCGGAAGAACAAAAGTACAACACAGAGTGTCAGGATTGTTGGTGGGACACAGGTGGAAGAGGGTGAATGGCCATGGCAAGCTAGCCTGCAACTGGATGGGATCCATCGCTGTGGAGCAACTTTAATTAATGGCTCATGGCTTGTGAGTGCCGCTCACTGCTTCAGAAT GTATAAGGACCCATCCAGATGGACTGCCTCCTTTGGAGTGACACTATTTCCTTCTAAAATGAAACAAGGCATCCGGAGGGTAATTGTGcatgaaaaatacaaatatccATCACACGACTATGATATTTCAGTTGCAGAGCTTTCCAGCCCTGTTCCCTACACAAATGCGGTACATAGAGTTTGTCTCCCTGATGCCTCCTATGAGTTCCGCCCAGGTGATGAGATGTTTGTGACCGGATTTGGAGCACTGCAAAATGATG GTAGCAGTCAAAATCATCTTCGGCAAGTGCAGGTGAATCTCATAGACACTGAAACCTGCAATAAACCTCAAGCTTACAATAATACCATAACTCCTAGGATGTTATGTGCTGGCTCCTTGGAAGGAAAAAGAGATGCATGCCAG GGTGACTCTGGAGGACCACTGGTTAGTGCAGATGCTAGAGATATCTGGTACCTTGCTGGAATAGTGAGCTGGGGAGATGAATGCGGGCAGCCCAATAAGCCTGGTGTTTATACTAGAGTGACTGCCCTCCGGGACTGGATCGCTTCCCAAACTGGTATCTAA